A single window of Deltaproteobacteria bacterium PRO3 DNA harbors:
- the hisI gene encoding phosphoribosyl-AMP cyclohydrolase encodes MNYDKILDQLKFDDKGLIPVILQDHENGEILMFAFMNRESLKMTLESRLATYWSRSRKKLWVKGESSGHTQEVKEVYFDCDNDALLIKIKQNVAACHTGYRSCFFNKIEGDQVKTVGEKLFDEEKVYK; translated from the coding sequence ACAAGATCCTCGACCAGCTGAAATTCGACGACAAGGGCCTCATCCCGGTCATCCTGCAAGACCACGAGAACGGCGAGATCCTGATGTTCGCCTTCATGAACCGCGAGTCCCTGAAGATGACGCTGGAAAGCAGGCTCGCCACCTACTGGAGCCGCTCCCGCAAAAAGCTTTGGGTCAAGGGCGAGAGCAGCGGCCACACGCAGGAGGTGAAAGAGGTCTACTTCGACTGCGACAACGACGCCCTACTGATCAAGATCAAGCAAAACGTCGCCGCCTGCCACACGGGCTACCGCAGTTGCTTCTTCAACAAGATCGAAGGCGATCAGGTGAAGACGGTCGGGGAAAAGCTCTTCGACGAGGAGAAAGTCTACAAGTGA
- a CDS encoding histidine triad nucleotide-binding protein, whose product MDSCIFCKIAQKQIPSNLLYESDRVLAFPDIGPQAPVHLLIIPKAHYAHLGEIPQDQLGVVEEMFAAARRLAADKGVQDRGYRLVMNVNPEGGQSVYHVHMHLLAGRQMGPSLIG is encoded by the coding sequence ATGGACTCCTGTATTTTCTGCAAAATTGCCCAAAAACAAATTCCCTCGAATCTTCTGTACGAAAGCGACCGCGTCCTCGCCTTCCCCGACATCGGCCCCCAGGCCCCGGTGCATCTCCTGATTATCCCCAAGGCCCATTACGCCCACTTGGGGGAGATCCCCCAGGACCAGCTGGGGGTGGTGGAAGAGATGTTTGCCGCAGCCCGCAGGCTCGCCGCCGACAAGGGCGTCCAAGACCGGGGCTACCGCCTGGTGATGAACGTCAACCCGGAGGGCGGACAGTCGGTCTACCACGTCCACATGCACCTGCTGGCCGGCCGCCAAATGGGCCCCTCCCTGATCGGCTAA